A window of the Drosophila simulans strain w501 chromosome 2L, Prin_Dsim_3.1, whole genome shotgun sequence genome harbors these coding sequences:
- the LOC6731375 gene encoding C3 and PZP-like alpha-2-macroglobulin domain-containing protein 8 isoform X8, whose protein sequence is MGERRIFIRPGIGFPRPLFNRVTVTGSLAQNVLTEPQVRKEFPENWIFNNFENVGEEGLTLTKKIPDTITSWVVTGFSLNPTSGIALTKSPSKIRVFQPFFVSTNLPYSVKRGEVIAIPVVIFNYLDKTLDADVVMDNSDQEYEFTEATNEVLEKAIDEVRRVKRVTIPANSGKSVSFMIRPKSVGFTTLKITATSALAGDTIHQKLKVEPEGVTQFENRAVFINLKDQPEMSQSLNAEIPSEVVPQSEFIEFSVVGDLLGPTLQNLDNLVRMPYGCGEQNMVNFVPNILVLKYLEVTGRKLPSVESKARKFLEIGYQRELTYKHDDGSYSAFGKSDASGSTWLTAYVMRSFHQAGTYTDIDPKVITAGLDFLVSKQKESGEFPEVGKLFDNANQNPLALTSFVLLAFFENHELIPKYQSAIEKAVRYVAEEADKTDDQYSLAIAAVALQLAKHPQAEKVLAKLESMARNENDRMWWSKTTESTGEDGRVFHWKPRSNDVEITSYVLLALLEKDPAEKALPIIKWLISQRNSNGGFSSTQDTVIGLQALTKFAYKTGSGSGTMDIEFSSAGESNNTIKLNPENSLVLQTHVLPKSTRKVDFTAKGTGSAMVQLSYRYNLAQKEKKPSFKVTPTVKDTPNQLLVVDICAEYVPLEDADKEKDSNMAVMEIALPSGFVGDDESLSKIQAVDRVKRVETKNSDSTVVVYFDSLTPGDVHCLPLEASKAHAVAKQKPASVSLYDYYDTDRKATEYYQVKSSLCDICEGADCGEGCKKD, encoded by the exons ATGGGAG AAAGACGAATATTCATTAGACCAGGGATTGGCTTCCCACGCCCACTATTTAACCGCGTAACAGTTACTGGATCTCTAGCACAAAACGTTCTTACTGAACCACAGGTTCGAAAAGAGTTTCCGGAAAACTGGATATTTAACAACTTCGAAAA CGTGGGTGAAGAGGGATTGACCCTGACTAAAAAAATACCGGATACGATCACCTCATGGGTGGTTACTGGTTTCTCCCTTAACCCAACATCCGGAATTGCTTTAACTAAGAGTCCGAGCAAGATTCGAGTATTCCAGCCCTTCTTTGTGTCCACAAACCTGCCGTATTCCGTAAAGCGAG GTGAGGTAATTGCTATTCCCGTGGTCATATTCAACTACCTGGATAAGACCCTTGATGCAGATGTGGTCATGGACAACTCTGATCAGGAATATGAATTCACCGAGGCCACCAATGAGGTGTTGGAGAAGGCCATCGATGAGGTGCGCCGGGTCAAAAGGGTCACGATACCGGCCAATAGTGGCAAGAGTGTTTCATTTATGATAAGACCGAAATCTGTAGGATTCACGACCCTGAAAATCACAGCCACCTCTGCCTTGGCCGGCGATACTATTCACCAGAAGTTAAAGGTTGAACCGGAGGGCGTAACCCAGTTCGAGAACCGGGCTGTCTTTATCAACCTCAAGGATCAGCCGGAGATGTCTCAGTCCCTGAATGCCGAAATTCCCAGCGAGGTCGTGCCCCAATCCGAATTTATAGAGTTCTCTGTGGTTGGTGATCTTCTGGGACCAACGCTCCAGAATCTCGACAATCTGGTGCGTATGCCGTACGGCTGCGGAGAGCAAAACATGGTAAACTTTGTGCCCAACATCTTGGTGCTGAAATACCTCGAGGTTACTGGTCGAAAGCTTCCGTCCGTGGAGTCAAAGGCTAGAAAGTTCCTGGAGATCGGCTACCAGAGGGAACTGACCTACAAGCACGACGATGGTTCCTATAGTGCGTTTGGAAAGTCGGACGCTTCGGGCAGCACCTGGCTCACCGCCTATGTCATGCGTTCCTTCCATCAAGCTGGAACATACACGGATATCGATCCCAAGGTTATTACTGCTGGTCTTGACTTCCTTGTATCGAAGCAGAAGGAGAGTGGCGAGTTCCCGGAGGTCGGCAAACTTTTCGACAACGCGAACCAAAATCCATTGGCCCTAACTTCGTTCGTTCTGCTGGCTTTCTTCGAGAATCAT GAACTGATCCCGAAGTACCAAAGTGCCATTGAGAAGGCAGTTCGCTATGTGGCCGAAGAGGCTGACAAGACGGACGACCAGTATTCCTTGGCCATTGCCGCCGTGGCCCTCCAACTGGCCAAGCACCCGCAGGCGGAGAAGGTCCTTGCTAAGCTGGAGAGCATGGCCCGAAACGAAAACGATCGAATGTGGTGGTCCAAGACCACGGAATCGACTGGTGAGGATGGACGAGTTTTTCACTGGAAACCTCGCAGTAACGACGTCGAGATCACCTCCTATGTTCTGCTTGCGCTCCTTGAAAAGGATCCTGCTGAAAAGGCCCTGCCCATCATCAAGTGGCTGATATCGCAGCGTAACAGCAACGGAGGATTCTCCTCCACTCAGGACACCGTGATTGGTCTCCAGGCGCTTACGAAATTCGCCTACAAGACGGGCTCTGGCTCAGGCACCATGGATATTGAGTTCTCATCTGCGGGTGAATCCAATAATACAATCAAGCTTAACCCAGAGAATTCCCTGGTTCTGCAGACCCATGTCCTGCCAAAGAGCACTCGCAAGGTAGACTTTACAGCCAAGGGAACAGGATCTGCAATGGTCCAGCTCTCCTATCGGTACAACCTAGCGCAGAAAGAGAAGAAGCCCAGTTTCAAGGTAACTCCCACGGTCAAGGACACGCCCAACCAGCTACTGGTGGTGGACATCTGTGCCGAGTACGTGCCCTTAGAAGACGCCGACAAGGAGAAGGACTCCAACATGGCAGTGATGGAAATCGCACTGCCCTCAGGGTTCGTTGGTGACGACGAAAGCTTAAGCAAAATCCAGGCGGTGGATCGGGTGAAGCGCGTAGAGACCAAGAACTCCGACTCCACGGTGGTCGTCTACTTTGACAGCTTAACTCCCGGTGATGTTCATTGCTTGCCGTTGGAGGCCTCCAAGGCTCACGCGGTGGCCAAGCAGAAGCCCGCCTCCGTTTCCCTATACGACTACTATGACACGGATCGCAAGGCCACCGAGTACTACCAGGTGAAGTCCTCCCTGTGCGACATCTGCGAGGGCGCCGACTGCGGAGAGGGCTGCAAGAAAGACTGA
- the LOC6731375 gene encoding CD109 antigen isoform X5, whose product MFRIFLCGIILQYALLINATGLYSVVGPGTLRSNSKYNVVVSVHKADAPSQIKVSLNGPSYNETKQIELPPMSTQNVEFEVPKLATGNYNLTAEGLSGVVFKNSTKLNYADEKPSVFVQTDKATYKPADLVQFRILFLDENTRPAKIEKPISVIITDGGQNRIKQLSDVKLTKGVFSGELQLSEQPVLGTWKISVSVDGDNRETKSFEVDKYVLPKFEVIVDTPKAAVIEDKVIKATIRAKYTYGKPVKGKATVSMERSYGYFGNLGENDYKQEKTIDVDGKGHVEFDIISWTQRGQYLPPLKIFAVVTEELTGNKQNATATVVLHQQRYMIEAYERPDHFEANKSFIYQVVVKNVDGSPVTSSAKNVKIGFTNTFSYFNEMPPVSRINYEAPVNENGIATFNVTLPDSESRYYRIFASFDRSINQLGSISKFEPTMISREPLKIQVNTKKPRLGERVSFDVVSIEDLPYFVYTIVARGNVILSDYVDVPDGKKTFTVKFTPTFSMVPKATIYVHYVVNNDLQFEEKTIDFEKEFSNSIDISAPTNAKPSEEVKLRIKTDADSFVGLLGVDQSVLLLKSGNDLSQDDIFNSLNKYQTSTPWMNGYGRYPGQTSGLVTLTNANYPYNTARAFPESLDYQVEDSISYDEVDSISITSPTKIELVRTNFAEVWMWTTSDNGSVGEEGLTLTKKIPDTITSWVVTGFSLNPTSGIALTKSPSKIRVFQPFFVSTNLPYSVKRGEVIAIPVVIFNYLDKTLDADVVMDNSDQEYEFTEATNEVLEKAIDEVRRVKRVTIPANSGKSVSFMIRPKSVGFTTLKITATSALAGDTIHQKLKVEPEGVTQFENRAVFINLKDQPEMSQSLNAEIPSEVVPQSEFIEFSVVGDLLGPTLQNLDNLVRMPYGCGEQNMVNFVPNILVLKYLEVTGRKLPSVESKARKFLEIGYQRELTYKHDDGSYSAFGKSDASGSTWLTAYVMRSFHQAGTYTDIDPKVITAGLDFLVSKQKESGEFPEVGKLFDNANQNPLALTSFVLLAFFENHELIPKYQSAIEKAVRYVAEEADKTDDQYSLAIAAVALQLAKHPQAEKVLAKLESMARNENDRMWWSKTTESTGEDGRVFHWKPRSNDVEITSYVLLALLEKDPAEKALPIIKWLISQRNSNGGFSSTQDTVIGLQALTKFAYKTGSGSGTMDIEFSSAGESNNTIKLNPENSLVLQTHVLPKSTRKVDFTAKGTGSAMVQLSYRYNLAQKEKKPSFKVTPTVKDTPNQLLVVDICAEYVPLEDADKEKDSNMAVMEIALPSGFVGDDESLSKIQAVDRVKRVETKNSDSTVVVYFDSLTPGDVHCLPLEASKAHAVAKQKPASVSLYDYYDTDRKATEYYQVKSSLCDICEGADCGEGCKKD is encoded by the exons ATGTTCAGGATCTTTCTGTGCGGAATTATTTTACAATACGCCCTGCTAATTAATGCCACTGG TCTCTATTCGGTGGTGGGGCCTGGTACCCTCCGGTCCAACTCCAAGTACAATGTCGTCGTTTCTGTCCACAAGGCAGATGCTCCGAGTCAGATAAAAGTCAGTCTAAATGGACCCTCGTACAACGAGACGAAGCAAATCGAACTGCCACCCATGTCCACCCAAAATGTGGAGTTCGAGGTACCCAAACTGGCCACTGGCAACTATAATCTTACGGCAGAGGGTCTATCCGGTGTTGTGTTTAAGAATTCTACCAAATTGAACTATGCGGATGAGAAGCCATCGGTCTTTGTTCAAACTGATAAGGCCACCTATAAGCCCGCTGATCTCGTTCAATTCCGTATTCTCTTTCTGGATGAAAACACCCGACCTGCAAAGATTGAAAAACCCATATCTGTCATAATCACAGATGGAGGTCAAAACCGAATTAAACAGCTAAGCGACGTCAAGTTGACGAAGGGTGTTTTCTCTGGTGAACTTCAGTTGTCCGAACAGCCTGTTCTGGGCACCTGGAAGATCTCCGTCAGCGTGGATGGTGATAATAGGGAGACCAAATCCTTTGAGGTTGACAAATATGTCCTGCCGAAGTTCGAGGTAATCGTGGACACGCCCAAGGCTGCCGTCATTGAAGACAAGGTGATCAAGGCCACGATTCGCGCCAAGTACACATACGGAAAGCCAGTCAAGGGCAAGGCTACAGTGTCCATGGAACGGAGCTATGGATACTTTGGAAACCTGGGAGAGAACGACTACAAACAGGAGAAAACCATTGACGTCGATGGAAAGGGTCATGTGGAGTTCGACATTATTAGCTGGACCCAAAGAGGCCAATACTTACCGCCccttaaaatatttgccgTCGTCACTGAGGAACTGACTGGCAACAAGCAGAATGCCACTGCCACAGTTGTTCTGCATCAACAGCGATACATGATTGAGGCTTATGAAAGGCCAGACCACTTTGAAGCCAATAAGTCTTTCATCTATCAGGTTGTGGTAAAGAATGTTGATGGATCCCCAGTCACGAGCTCTGCGAAAAACGTCAAGATAGGCTTTACCAATACGTTTAGCTATTTTAATGAGATGCCTCCTGTGTCACGTATTAACTATGAGGCACCTGTGAATGAGAATGGCATTGCAACCTTTAATGTTACGCTGCCCGATAGCGAATCCAGATATTATCGTATATTTGCATCATTCGATAGGTCGATAAACCAACTCGGTTCCATCTCGAAGTTTGAGCCAACAATGATAAGTAGGGAGCCGCTAAAGATTCAGGTGAATACAAAAAA GCCTAGACTAGGCGAACGAGTTTCTTTCGATGTCGTCTCGATTGAAGATCTGCCCTATTTTGTATACACCATTGTGGCCAGAGGTAATGTGATACTCAGTGATTACGTGGATGTGCCGGACGGCAAGAAAACATTCACGGTTAAGTTCACACCAACATTTAGCATGGTGCCGAAGGCAACGATCTATGTTCATTATGTTGTAAACAACGACCTACAGTTCGAAGAGAAAACTATTGACTTTGAGAAGGAGTTTAGTAACTCG ATTGATATATCGGCTCCGACGAATGCCAAACCGAGTGAAGAAGTCAAGCTACGGATTAAAACCGATGCCGATTCCTTTGTGGGTCTTTTGGGGGTGGATCAGAGTGTCCTGCTGCTCAAGTCGGGCAACGATCTAAGCCAAGATGATATCTTTAATAGCCTCAACAAATATCAGACATCAACACCCTGGATGAACGGCTATGGGCGTTATCCTGGTCAAACATCCGGACTAGTGACGCTAACGAATGCAAATTATCCTTACAACACTG CCAGAGCATTCCCTGAAAGTCTTGACTATCAAGTAGAAGATTCGATTTCGTACGACGAAGTGGACTCAATTTCTATAACTTCACCTACAAAAATCGAATTAGTTCGAACGAACTTTGCAGAAGTCTGGATGTGGACAACATCCGACAATGGGAG CGTGGGTGAAGAGGGATTGACCCTGACTAAAAAAATACCGGATACGATCACCTCATGGGTGGTTACTGGTTTCTCCCTTAACCCAACATCCGGAATTGCTTTAACTAAGAGTCCGAGCAAGATTCGAGTATTCCAGCCCTTCTTTGTGTCCACAAACCTGCCGTATTCCGTAAAGCGAG GTGAGGTAATTGCTATTCCCGTGGTCATATTCAACTACCTGGATAAGACCCTTGATGCAGATGTGGTCATGGACAACTCTGATCAGGAATATGAATTCACCGAGGCCACCAATGAGGTGTTGGAGAAGGCCATCGATGAGGTGCGCCGGGTCAAAAGGGTCACGATACCGGCCAATAGTGGCAAGAGTGTTTCATTTATGATAAGACCGAAATCTGTAGGATTCACGACCCTGAAAATCACAGCCACCTCTGCCTTGGCCGGCGATACTATTCACCAGAAGTTAAAGGTTGAACCGGAGGGCGTAACCCAGTTCGAGAACCGGGCTGTCTTTATCAACCTCAAGGATCAGCCGGAGATGTCTCAGTCCCTGAATGCCGAAATTCCCAGCGAGGTCGTGCCCCAATCCGAATTTATAGAGTTCTCTGTGGTTGGTGATCTTCTGGGACCAACGCTCCAGAATCTCGACAATCTGGTGCGTATGCCGTACGGCTGCGGAGAGCAAAACATGGTAAACTTTGTGCCCAACATCTTGGTGCTGAAATACCTCGAGGTTACTGGTCGAAAGCTTCCGTCCGTGGAGTCAAAGGCTAGAAAGTTCCTGGAGATCGGCTACCAGAGGGAACTGACCTACAAGCACGACGATGGTTCCTATAGTGCGTTTGGAAAGTCGGACGCTTCGGGCAGCACCTGGCTCACCGCCTATGTCATGCGTTCCTTCCATCAAGCTGGAACATACACGGATATCGATCCCAAGGTTATTACTGCTGGTCTTGACTTCCTTGTATCGAAGCAGAAGGAGAGTGGCGAGTTCCCGGAGGTCGGCAAACTTTTCGACAACGCGAACCAAAATCCATTGGCCCTAACTTCGTTCGTTCTGCTGGCTTTCTTCGAGAATCAT GAACTGATCCCGAAGTACCAAAGTGCCATTGAGAAGGCAGTTCGCTATGTGGCCGAAGAGGCTGACAAGACGGACGACCAGTATTCCTTGGCCATTGCCGCCGTGGCCCTCCAACTGGCCAAGCACCCGCAGGCGGAGAAGGTCCTTGCTAAGCTGGAGAGCATGGCCCGAAACGAAAACGATCGAATGTGGTGGTCCAAGACCACGGAATCGACTGGTGAGGATGGACGAGTTTTTCACTGGAAACCTCGCAGTAACGACGTCGAGATCACCTCCTATGTTCTGCTTGCGCTCCTTGAAAAGGATCCTGCTGAAAAGGCCCTGCCCATCATCAAGTGGCTGATATCGCAGCGTAACAGCAACGGAGGATTCTCCTCCACTCAGGACACCGTGATTGGTCTCCAGGCGCTTACGAAATTCGCCTACAAGACGGGCTCTGGCTCAGGCACCATGGATATTGAGTTCTCATCTGCGGGTGAATCCAATAATACAATCAAGCTTAACCCAGAGAATTCCCTGGTTCTGCAGACCCATGTCCTGCCAAAGAGCACTCGCAAGGTAGACTTTACAGCCAAGGGAACAGGATCTGCAATGGTCCAGCTCTCCTATCGGTACAACCTAGCGCAGAAAGAGAAGAAGCCCAGTTTCAAGGTAACTCCCACGGTCAAGGACACGCCCAACCAGCTACTGGTGGTGGACATCTGTGCCGAGTACGTGCCCTTAGAAGACGCCGACAAGGAGAAGGACTCCAACATGGCAGTGATGGAAATCGCACTGCCCTCAGGGTTCGTTGGTGACGACGAAAGCTTAAGCAAAATCCAGGCGGTGGATCGGGTGAAGCGCGTAGAGACCAAGAACTCCGACTCCACGGTGGTCGTCTACTTTGACAGCTTAACTCCCGGTGATGTTCATTGCTTGCCGTTGGAGGCCTCCAAGGCTCACGCGGTGGCCAAGCAGAAGCCCGCCTCCGTTTCCCTATACGACTACTATGACACGGATCGCAAGGCCACCGAGTACTACCAGGTGAAGTCCTCCCTGTGCGACATCTGCGAGGGCGCCGACTGCGGAGAGGGCTGCAAGAAAGACTGA
- the LOC6731375 gene encoding CD109 antigen isoform X1: MFRIFLCGIILQYALLINATGLYSVVGPGTLRSNSKYNVVVSVHKADAPSQIKVSLNGPSYNETKQIELPPMSTQNVEFEVPKLATGNYNLTAEGLSGVVFKNSTKLNYADEKPSVFVQTDKATYKPADLVQFRILFLDENTRPAKIEKPISVIITDGGQNRIKQLSDVKLTKGVFSGELQLSEQPVLGTWKISVSVDGDNRETKSFEVDKYVLPKFEVIVDTPKAAVIEDKVIKATIRAKYTYGKPVKGKATVSMERSYGYFGNLGENDYKQEKTIDVDGKGHVEFDIISWTQRGQYLPPLKIFAVVTEELTGNKQNATATVVLHQQRYMIEAYERPDHFEANKSFIYQVVVKNVDGSPVTSSAKNVKIGFTNTFSYFNEMPPVSRINYEAPVNENGIATFNVTLPDSESRYYRIFASFDRSINQLGSISKFEPTMISREPLKIQVNTKKPRLGERVSFDVVSIEDLPYFVYTIVARGNVILSDYVDVPDGKKTFTVKFTPTFSMVPKATIYVHYVVNNDLQFEEKTIDFEKEFSNSIDISAPTNAKPSEEVKLRIKTDADSFVGLLGVDQSVLLLKSGNDLSQDDIFNSLNKYQTSTPWMNGYGRYPGQTSGLVTLTNANYPYNTGRLLRFPYAFGRPRIMFSTYRVGIRGEPEDMMYFSAPRLNYVNLKEIPLKQTPQRTTIRKEFPETWFFENVGEEGLTLTKKIPDTITSWVVTGFSLNPTSGIALTKSPSKIRVFQPFFVSTNLPYSVKRGEVIAIPVVIFNYLDKTLDADVVMDNSDQEYEFTEATNEVLEKAIDEVRRVKRVTIPANSGKSVSFMIRPKSVGFTTLKITATSALAGDTIHQKLKVEPEGVTQFENRAVFINLKDQPEMSQSLNAEIPSEVVPQSEFIEFSVVGDLLGPTLQNLDNLVRMPYGCGEQNMVNFVPNILVLKYLEVTGRKLPSVESKARKFLEIGYQRELTYKHDDGSYSAFGKSDASGSTWLTAYVMRSFHQAGTYTDIDPKVITAGLDFLVSKQKESGEFPEVGKLFDNANQNPLALTSFVLLAFFENHELIPKYQSAIEKAVRYVAEEADKTDDQYSLAIAAVALQLAKHPQAEKVLAKLESMARNENDRMWWSKTTESTGEDGRVFHWKPRSNDVEITSYVLLALLEKDPAEKALPIIKWLISQRNSNGGFSSTQDTVIGLQALTKFAYKTGSGSGTMDIEFSSAGESNNTIKLNPENSLVLQTHVLPKSTRKVDFTAKGTGSAMVQLSYRYNLAQKEKKPSFKVTPTVKDTPNQLLVVDICAEYVPLEDADKEKDSNMAVMEIALPSGFVGDDESLSKIQAVDRVKRVETKNSDSTVVVYFDSLTPGDVHCLPLEASKAHAVAKQKPASVSLYDYYDTDRKATEYYQVKSSLCDICEGADCGEGCKKD, translated from the exons ATGTTCAGGATCTTTCTGTGCGGAATTATTTTACAATACGCCCTGCTAATTAATGCCACTGG TCTCTATTCGGTGGTGGGGCCTGGTACCCTCCGGTCCAACTCCAAGTACAATGTCGTCGTTTCTGTCCACAAGGCAGATGCTCCGAGTCAGATAAAAGTCAGTCTAAATGGACCCTCGTACAACGAGACGAAGCAAATCGAACTGCCACCCATGTCCACCCAAAATGTGGAGTTCGAGGTACCCAAACTGGCCACTGGCAACTATAATCTTACGGCAGAGGGTCTATCCGGTGTTGTGTTTAAGAATTCTACCAAATTGAACTATGCGGATGAGAAGCCATCGGTCTTTGTTCAAACTGATAAGGCCACCTATAAGCCCGCTGATCTCGTTCAATTCCGTATTCTCTTTCTGGATGAAAACACCCGACCTGCAAAGATTGAAAAACCCATATCTGTCATAATCACAGATGGAGGTCAAAACCGAATTAAACAGCTAAGCGACGTCAAGTTGACGAAGGGTGTTTTCTCTGGTGAACTTCAGTTGTCCGAACAGCCTGTTCTGGGCACCTGGAAGATCTCCGTCAGCGTGGATGGTGATAATAGGGAGACCAAATCCTTTGAGGTTGACAAATATGTCCTGCCGAAGTTCGAGGTAATCGTGGACACGCCCAAGGCTGCCGTCATTGAAGACAAGGTGATCAAGGCCACGATTCGCGCCAAGTACACATACGGAAAGCCAGTCAAGGGCAAGGCTACAGTGTCCATGGAACGGAGCTATGGATACTTTGGAAACCTGGGAGAGAACGACTACAAACAGGAGAAAACCATTGACGTCGATGGAAAGGGTCATGTGGAGTTCGACATTATTAGCTGGACCCAAAGAGGCCAATACTTACCGCCccttaaaatatttgccgTCGTCACTGAGGAACTGACTGGCAACAAGCAGAATGCCACTGCCACAGTTGTTCTGCATCAACAGCGATACATGATTGAGGCTTATGAAAGGCCAGACCACTTTGAAGCCAATAAGTCTTTCATCTATCAGGTTGTGGTAAAGAATGTTGATGGATCCCCAGTCACGAGCTCTGCGAAAAACGTCAAGATAGGCTTTACCAATACGTTTAGCTATTTTAATGAGATGCCTCCTGTGTCACGTATTAACTATGAGGCACCTGTGAATGAGAATGGCATTGCAACCTTTAATGTTACGCTGCCCGATAGCGAATCCAGATATTATCGTATATTTGCATCATTCGATAGGTCGATAAACCAACTCGGTTCCATCTCGAAGTTTGAGCCAACAATGATAAGTAGGGAGCCGCTAAAGATTCAGGTGAATACAAAAAA GCCTAGACTAGGCGAACGAGTTTCTTTCGATGTCGTCTCGATTGAAGATCTGCCCTATTTTGTATACACCATTGTGGCCAGAGGTAATGTGATACTCAGTGATTACGTGGATGTGCCGGACGGCAAGAAAACATTCACGGTTAAGTTCACACCAACATTTAGCATGGTGCCGAAGGCAACGATCTATGTTCATTATGTTGTAAACAACGACCTACAGTTCGAAGAGAAAACTATTGACTTTGAGAAGGAGTTTAGTAACTCG ATTGATATATCGGCTCCGACGAATGCCAAACCGAGTGAAGAAGTCAAGCTACGGATTAAAACCGATGCCGATTCCTTTGTGGGTCTTTTGGGGGTGGATCAGAGTGTCCTGCTGCTCAAGTCGGGCAACGATCTAAGCCAAGATGATATCTTTAATAGCCTCAACAAATATCAGACATCAACACCCTGGATGAACGGCTATGGGCGTTATCCTGGTCAAACATCCGGACTAGTGACGCTAACGAATGCAAATTATCCTTACAACACTG GTCGCCTTTTGAGGTTCCCTTATGCTTTCGGACGGCCTAGGATTATGTTCTCAACATATCGTGTTGGCATACGAGGTGAACCTGAAGATATGATGTATTTCTCTGCTCCGAGattaaattatgtaaatcTAAAAGAAATCCCTTTAAAACAAACACCCCAACGAACGACAATCCGAAAAGAGTTTCCAGAAACGTGGTTTTTTGAAAA CGTGGGTGAAGAGGGATTGACCCTGACTAAAAAAATACCGGATACGATCACCTCATGGGTGGTTACTGGTTTCTCCCTTAACCCAACATCCGGAATTGCTTTAACTAAGAGTCCGAGCAAGATTCGAGTATTCCAGCCCTTCTTTGTGTCCACAAACCTGCCGTATTCCGTAAAGCGAG GTGAGGTAATTGCTATTCCCGTGGTCATATTCAACTACCTGGATAAGACCCTTGATGCAGATGTGGTCATGGACAACTCTGATCAGGAATATGAATTCACCGAGGCCACCAATGAGGTGTTGGAGAAGGCCATCGATGAGGTGCGCCGGGTCAAAAGGGTCACGATACCGGCCAATAGTGGCAAGAGTGTTTCATTTATGATAAGACCGAAATCTGTAGGATTCACGACCCTGAAAATCACAGCCACCTCTGCCTTGGCCGGCGATACTATTCACCAGAAGTTAAAGGTTGAACCGGAGGGCGTAACCCAGTTCGAGAACCGGGCTGTCTTTATCAACCTCAAGGATCAGCCGGAGATGTCTCAGTCCCTGAATGCCGAAATTCCCAGCGAGGTCGTGCCCCAATCCGAATTTATAGAGTTCTCTGTGGTTGGTGATCTTCTGGGACCAACGCTCCAGAATCTCGACAATCTGGTGCGTATGCCGTACGGCTGCGGAGAGCAAAACATGGTAAACTTTGTGCCCAACATCTTGGTGCTGAAATACCTCGAGGTTACTGGTCGAAAGCTTCCGTCCGTGGAGTCAAAGGCTAGAAAGTTCCTGGAGATCGGCTACCAGAGGGAACTGACCTACAAGCACGACGATGGTTCCTATAGTGCGTTTGGAAAGTCGGACGCTTCGGGCAGCACCTGGCTCACCGCCTATGTCATGCGTTCCTTCCATCAAGCTGGAACATACACGGATATCGATCCCAAGGTTATTACTGCTGGTCTTGACTTCCTTGTATCGAAGCAGAAGGAGAGTGGCGAGTTCCCGGAGGTCGGCAAACTTTTCGACAACGCGAACCAAAATCCATTGGCCCTAACTTCGTTCGTTCTGCTGGCTTTCTTCGAGAATCAT GAACTGATCCCGAAGTACCAAAGTGCCATTGAGAAGGCAGTTCGCTATGTGGCCGAAGAGGCTGACAAGACGGACGACCAGTATTCCTTGGCCATTGCCGCCGTGGCCCTCCAACTGGCCAAGCACCCGCAGGCGGAGAAGGTCCTTGCTAAGCTGGAGAGCATGGCCCGAAACGAAAACGATCGAATGTGGTGGTCCAAGACCACGGAATCGACTGGTGAGGATGGACGAGTTTTTCACTGGAAACCTCGCAGTAACGACGTCGAGATCACCTCCTATGTTCTGCTTGCGCTCCTTGAAAAGGATCCTGCTGAAAAGGCCCTGCCCATCATCAAGTGGCTGATATCGCAGCGTAACAGCAACGGAGGATTCTCCTCCACTCAGGACACCGTGATTGGTCTCCAGGCGCTTACGAAATTCGCCTACAAGACGGGCTCTGGCTCAGGCACCATGGATATTGAGTTCTCATCTGCGGGTGAATCCAATAATACAATCAAGCTTAACCCAGAGAATTCCCTGGTTCTGCAGACCCATGTCCTGCCAAAGAGCACTCGCAAGGTAGACTTTACAGCCAAGGGAACAGGATCTGCAATGGTCCAGCTCTCCTATCGGTACAACCTAGCGCAGAAAGAGAAGAAGCCCAGTTTCAAGGTAACTCCCACGGTCAAGGACACGCCCAACCAGCTACTGGTGGTGGACATCTGTGCCGAGTACGTGCCCTTAGAAGACGCCGACAAGGAGAAGGACTCCAACATGGCAGTGATGGAAATCGCACTGCCCTCAGGGTTCGTTGGTGACGACGAAAGCTTAAGCAAAATCCAGGCGGTGGATCGGGTGAAGCGCGTAGAGACCAAGAACTCCGACTCCACGGTGGTCGTCTACTTTGACAGCTTAACTCCCGGTGATGTTCATTGCTTGCCGTTGGAGGCCTCCAAGGCTCACGCGGTGGCCAAGCAGAAGCCCGCCTCCGTTTCCCTATACGACTACTATGACACGGATCGCAAGGCCACCGAGTACTACCAGGTGAAGTCCTCCCTGTGCGACATCTGCGAGGGCGCCGACTGCGGAGAGGGCTGCAAGAAAGACTGA